A genomic stretch from Bradyrhizobium quebecense includes:
- a CDS encoding ABC transporter permease, giving the protein MLTLIGKRLLFAIPSLIGVVIVTFLLTRALPGDPAAYFAGPAATKEAVDQIRKKLGFDKPLIEQFVRYTNDLAHGDLGTSLTTGQPVAAELRNRLPASAELTLLGLVVSIVIAIPLGVLAATRPGSWIDHLCRVTTTAGVSLPVFFTGLVLVYVFYFRLGWSPAPLGRLDVFYSAPPTVTGFYLIDALIARDFEAFRSALSQLILPAVTLAIFSLAPIARMTRASMLAVLASDFVRTARASGLSPGKVIVTYAFRNAMLPVITTLSMVFSFLLGANVLVEKVFAWPGIGSYAVEALIASDFAPVQGFVLTMAVMYVLLNLLIDILYGVIDPRVRLEG; this is encoded by the coding sequence ATGCTGACCCTCATCGGCAAGCGGCTGCTGTTCGCGATTCCGTCGCTGATCGGGGTCGTGATCGTGACGTTCCTGCTGACGCGTGCGCTGCCGGGCGATCCCGCGGCGTATTTTGCAGGGCCTGCCGCGACGAAAGAAGCGGTCGACCAGATCAGGAAGAAGCTCGGCTTCGACAAGCCGTTGATCGAGCAGTTCGTCCGCTACACCAACGATCTCGCCCATGGCGATCTCGGCACCTCGCTCACCACGGGGCAGCCGGTGGCCGCCGAGCTGCGCAACCGCCTGCCGGCATCGGCCGAGCTCACTCTGCTCGGCCTCGTCGTCTCGATCGTGATCGCGATCCCGCTCGGCGTGCTGGCGGCGACGCGGCCGGGCTCCTGGATCGACCATCTCTGCCGCGTCACCACGACGGCGGGCGTGTCGCTGCCGGTGTTCTTCACCGGCCTCGTGCTGGTTTACGTGTTCTATTTCCGGCTCGGCTGGTCGCCGGCACCGCTCGGCCGGCTCGACGTGTTCTATAGCGCACCGCCGACCGTCACCGGCTTCTACCTCATCGATGCGTTGATCGCGCGGGACTTCGAGGCATTCCGTTCGGCGCTCAGCCAATTGATCCTGCCGGCGGTGACGCTCGCGATCTTCTCGCTGGCGCCGATCGCCCGCATGACGCGCGCCTCGATGCTGGCGGTGCTGGCGTCCGACTTCGTCCGCACCGCGCGCGCCAGCGGCCTGTCGCCCGGCAAGGTGATCGTGACCTACGCCTTCCGCAACGCGATGCTGCCGGTCATCACCACGCTCAGCATGGTGTTCTCCTTCCTGCTCGGGGCCAATGTGCTGGTGGAGAAGGTGTTCGCCTGGCCCGGCATCGGCTCCTACGCGGTCGAGGCACTGATCGCGTCCGACTTCGCGCCGGTACAGGGCTTCGTGCTGACCATGGCGGTCATGTACGTGCTGCTCAATCTCCTGATCGACATCCTCTATGGCGTGATCGATCCGCGCGTCAGGCTGGAAGGCTAG
- a CDS encoding dipeptide ABC transporter ATP-binding protein yields MTAQPLLDVSDLTVEFTTRRGIVKAVQHVNISVAKGETVGIVGESGSGKSVTSYAVMRILDRPGRIADGSVMFSGIDVKAATESQMRDLRGREVSMIFQNPRAALNPIRKVGHQIEDVLRQHVQQAQVTDRGETAIEALEQVKIARPRERYHAYPFELSGGMCQRVVIALALACNPQLLIADEPTTGLDVTTQKAVMDLIVELTRRRSMSTILITHDLGLAAAYCDRVVVMEKGRVVETAKSADIFAAPQHDYTKKLMRATPRIGVSLRDLLPEEEAKSPQQLSVMAGLDPAIHQSSQEMSSSMDPRVKPGGDERKEPLLLVEKLVKEYPRQGAGSMLTKLFGRKPPVEEEIFRAVDGISFSIDHGESVGLVGESGCGKSTTSMMVMRLLDQTSGRIMFDGEDIGGIMPQSFARLPRRSQIQMVFQDPTDSLNPRFTAARAIADPIMQLGDIRGRDALRDRCEELARLVGLPVNLLDRFPHQLSGGQKARVGIARAIALHPKLVILDEPTAALDVSVQAVVLNLLQDLKQSMGMSYLFVSHDLNVVRLLCDRVIVMRSGRIVEQGTSEHVLGNPQDAYTRELLTAIPHPPLPVS; encoded by the coding sequence ATGACCGCCCAGCCCCTGCTCGACGTTAGCGACCTCACGGTCGAGTTCACGACCCGTCGTGGCATCGTCAAGGCGGTGCAGCACGTCAACATATCGGTGGCTAAGGGCGAGACCGTCGGCATCGTCGGCGAGTCCGGCTCGGGCAAGTCGGTGACATCCTATGCCGTGATGCGCATCCTAGATCGTCCCGGCCGGATCGCCGACGGATCGGTGATGTTTTCCGGCATCGACGTCAAGGCGGCAACCGAAAGCCAGATGCGTGATCTGCGCGGCCGCGAAGTCTCGATGATCTTCCAGAATCCGCGCGCCGCCCTCAATCCGATCCGCAAGGTCGGACACCAGATCGAGGACGTGCTGCGCCAGCATGTCCAGCAGGCGCAGGTAACCGATCGCGGCGAGACGGCGATCGAGGCGCTGGAGCAGGTCAAGATCGCGCGTCCGCGCGAGCGCTATCACGCCTATCCGTTCGAGCTCTCCGGCGGCATGTGCCAGCGCGTCGTCATCGCGCTTGCACTGGCCTGCAACCCGCAGCTTCTGATCGCGGACGAGCCGACCACCGGCCTCGACGTCACCACCCAGAAGGCGGTGATGGACCTGATCGTCGAGCTGACCCGGCGCCGATCGATGTCGACGATCCTGATCACGCACGATCTAGGCTTGGCCGCCGCCTATTGCGACCGCGTCGTGGTGATGGAGAAGGGCCGCGTGGTCGAGACCGCGAAGTCGGCCGACATCTTCGCCGCGCCCCAGCACGACTATACGAAGAAGCTGATGCGCGCGACGCCGCGGATCGGGGTGTCGCTCCGGGATCTGCTGCCGGAGGAGGAGGCGAAGTCTCCGCAGCAACTGTCTGTCATGGCCGGGCTTGACCCGGCCATCCATCAATCTTCGCAAGAGATGTCTTCCTCGATGGACCCCCGGGTCAAGCCCGGGGGTGACGAGAGAAAAGAACCCCTCCTGCTGGTCGAGAAACTCGTCAAGGAATATCCCCGCCAGGGTGCAGGCTCGATGCTCACAAAGCTGTTCGGCCGCAAGCCGCCGGTCGAGGAGGAGATCTTCCGCGCGGTCGACGGCATCAGCTTCTCGATCGACCATGGCGAGAGCGTCGGGCTGGTCGGCGAATCCGGCTGCGGCAAGTCGACGACGTCGATGATGGTGATGCGGCTCTTGGACCAGACCTCCGGCCGCATCATGTTCGATGGCGAGGACATCGGCGGCATCATGCCGCAATCCTTCGCGCGGCTGCCGCGACGCAGCCAGATCCAGATGGTGTTCCAGGATCCGACCGACAGCCTCAATCCGCGCTTCACCGCGGCGCGCGCGATCGCGGACCCGATCATGCAGCTCGGCGATATCAGGGGGCGCGACGCGCTCCGCGACCGCTGCGAGGAGCTGGCAAGGCTGGTCGGCCTGCCGGTCAATCTGCTGGATCGCTTTCCGCACCAGCTTTCCGGCGGCCAGAAGGCCCGTGTCGGTATCGCGCGTGCGATCGCGCTGCACCCGAAACTCGTCATCCTCGACGAGCCGACCGCGGCACTTGACGTCTCGGTGCAGGCGGTGGTGCTCAATTTGCTGCAGGACCTCAAGCAGTCGATGGGCATGAGCTATCTGTTCGTGTCGCACGATCTCAACGTGGTGCGCCTGCTGTGTGATCGCGTCATCGTGATGCGCAGCGGCCGCATCGTCGAACAGGGCACATCCGAACACGTCTTGGGCAATCCGCAGGATGCCTATACAAGGGAGCTGCTCACGGCGATCCCGCATCCGCCGTTGCCGGTGTCTTGA
- the hpxZ gene encoding oxalurate catabolism protein HpxZ: MEIDLPDVRAEVTAQFERYEKALVSNDIAVLDELFRKDSRTLRYGIGENLYGYAEIAAFRAGRPAAGLMRRIDRTVITTYGRDTAIASTLFYRESAPGRVGRQMQTWIRFAEGWRIVAAHVSVIDETKGA; this comes from the coding sequence ATGGAGATCGATCTTCCCGACGTGCGCGCCGAGGTCACCGCGCAGTTCGAGCGCTACGAGAAGGCGCTGGTCTCGAACGATATCGCCGTGCTCGACGAGCTGTTCCGCAAGGACAGCCGGACGCTGCGCTATGGCATCGGCGAGAATCTTTATGGCTACGCCGAGATCGCGGCGTTTCGTGCCGGGCGGCCGGCAGCCGGGCTGATGCGCAGGATCGACCGCACCGTGATCACGACCTATGGCCGCGACACCGCGATCGCCTCGACGCTGTTCTATCGGGAGAGCGCACCGGGGCGGGTGGGGCGGCAGATGCAGACATGGATTCGCTTCGCCGAGGGCTGGAGAATCGTCGCCGCCCATGTCAGCGTCATTGATGAAACAAAGGGGGCTTGA
- a CDS encoding DUF4089 domain-containing protein — MDDHLDDYMNAVARTMALPLEDAWRPAVRANLEVALRLARLVDDFPLPDDLASAAVYST, encoded by the coding sequence ATGGACGATCATCTCGACGATTACATGAACGCCGTCGCCCGGACGATGGCGTTGCCGCTGGAAGACGCCTGGCGTCCGGCGGTGCGCGCAAATCTCGAGGTCGCGCTGCGGCTGGCGCGGCTGGTCGACGACTTCCCGTTGCCTGACGACCTCGCGTCAGCCGCCGTCTATTCGACCTGA
- a CDS encoding AtzE family amidohydrolase — translation MSETPAAMSAAEIAQAVSSRKITALAATEAALARIAAHDKVLNAFTDVTADRARARAKAVDAAIAAGQPAGPLAGVPFAVKNLFDVQGLSTRAGSKINRDLPPSPRDATLIERMEAAGAVLVGALNMGEYAYDFTGENAHDGPSRNPHDPTRMAGGSSGGSGSAVGGALVPIALGSDTNGSIRVPSSFCGTFGLKPTYGRLTRARSFPFVASLDHLGPFARNVRDLALAYDVMQGPDADDPACIVRSVEPTVPLLANDVGRLRVAIAGGYFQQNLLPEAVEAVARVAKALGATQTVELPEAARARAAAFIMTTTEGAALHLDRLRERPNDFDPPVRDRLIAGAMIPAVYVDKAQKFRRWYRARVLELFQSVDVILAPATPCTAPKIGQATFTLDGVELPVRPNIGIHTQPISFIGLPVAAVPVPLEPMPIGVQIIAAPWREDIALRVAYALEQMGVATAPAPRGI, via the coding sequence ATGTCAGAGACTCCCGCTGCCATGTCGGCCGCCGAAATCGCGCAGGCCGTATCGAGCCGCAAGATCACGGCCCTTGCCGCGACCGAAGCGGCGCTCGCGCGCATCGCGGCGCACGACAAGGTCCTCAATGCCTTCACCGACGTCACCGCCGATCGCGCGCGTGCCAGGGCCAAGGCGGTCGACGCCGCGATCGCGGCGGGCCAACCGGCCGGCCCGCTCGCCGGCGTGCCCTTCGCGGTGAAGAACCTGTTCGACGTGCAGGGCCTCTCGACCCGCGCCGGCTCCAAGATCAATCGCGACCTGCCACCGTCGCCGCGCGATGCCACGTTGATCGAGCGGATGGAAGCGGCCGGTGCCGTGCTGGTCGGCGCGCTCAACATGGGCGAATACGCCTACGACTTCACCGGCGAGAACGCCCATGACGGTCCATCGCGCAATCCGCATGATCCGACGCGGATGGCCGGCGGCTCCTCGGGCGGCTCCGGCAGCGCCGTCGGCGGCGCACTGGTGCCGATCGCGCTCGGCTCCGATACCAACGGCTCGATCCGGGTGCCGTCGTCATTCTGCGGCACGTTCGGCCTGAAGCCGACCTATGGTCGGCTTACGCGCGCGCGCTCCTTTCCGTTCGTCGCAAGCCTCGATCACCTCGGCCCGTTCGCGCGCAACGTGAGAGATCTCGCGCTCGCCTATGACGTCATGCAGGGGCCTGATGCCGACGATCCCGCCTGCATCGTGCGATCGGTCGAGCCGACCGTGCCGTTGCTTGCCAATGATGTCGGCCGGCTGCGCGTTGCGATTGCCGGCGGTTATTTTCAGCAGAATTTGTTGCCGGAGGCCGTCGAAGCGGTCGCGCGCGTGGCAAAGGCGCTCGGCGCCACCCAGACCGTGGAGCTGCCGGAAGCGGCGCGCGCCCGCGCGGCCGCATTCATCATGACGACGACCGAGGGCGCCGCGCTGCACCTCGATCGGCTGCGCGAGCGGCCCAACGATTTTGACCCGCCAGTGCGCGACCGCCTGATCGCGGGCGCGATGATCCCGGCGGTCTATGTCGACAAGGCGCAGAAATTCCGCCGCTGGTACCGCGCCAGGGTGCTGGAGCTGTTCCAGTCGGTCGACGTGATCCTGGCGCCGGCAACGCCGTGCACGGCGCCGAAGATCGGCCAGGCCACCTTTACGCTCGACGGGGTCGAGCTTCCGGTCCGCCCCAATATCGGTATCCATACCCAGCCGATCTCCTTCATCGGCCTGCCGGTGGCCGCCGTGCCGGTGCCGCTTGAACCGATGCCGATCGGCGTGCAGATCATTGCCGCGCCATGGCGCGAGGACATCGCGCTGCGGGTCGCTTATGCGCTGGAACAGATGGGTGTCGCCACGGCTCCCGCGCCAAGAGGAATCTAA
- a CDS encoding ABC transporter substrate-binding protein has product MKRRDFLKSVSGLAAGALAPTAPAIWSPAKADARSETLLIVSEGGPNNLDIHGVGTNVPGYEVSWNCYDRLISHEMKSGPGGVPYYDRDKFKPELAEDFNIGDMSVTFKLRKNAKFHDGTAVTAKDVKWSLDRAVSVGGFPTFQMSAGSLTKPEQFVVVDDHTVRVDFLKKDRLTIPDLAVIVPCVVNSELVKKNASEKDPWGLEFTKQQTAGSGAYKVTKWTAGTEVIMERNDDWVSGPMPKIKRVIWRMVPQAGNRRALLERGDADISYELPFKDFQEMKTNGKLNVVSLPFSNGIQYIGMNVTKPPFDNPKVRQAMAYAMPYQKIMDAVLFGLANPMFGAAKDKPTEVAWPQPTKYVTDMEKAKALLAEAGYANGFETTISFDLNFAGVNEPLCVLVQESLAQLGIKTTINKVPGANWRTELTKKEMPLFTNVFSGWLDYPEYFFYWCYHGNNSIFNTMSYKSPEMDKLIDGARIAAANGDTAAYDADVKGFVDLAFADIPRIPLYQPFVNVAMQKNISGYEYWFHRRLDYRAMAKG; this is encoded by the coding sequence ATGAAGCGTCGCGATTTCCTCAAATCGGTGTCCGGGCTGGCAGCGGGGGCGCTGGCGCCGACCGCGCCCGCGATCTGGTCGCCGGCCAAGGCCGACGCGCGCTCCGAGACGCTGCTGATCGTCTCCGAAGGCGGTCCGAACAATCTCGATATCCACGGCGTCGGCACCAACGTGCCCGGCTACGAGGTGTCGTGGAATTGCTACGACCGGCTGATCAGCCATGAGATGAAGAGCGGTCCGGGCGGCGTGCCCTATTACGACCGCGACAAGTTCAAGCCCGAACTCGCCGAGGACTTCAACATCGGCGACATGTCGGTCACCTTCAAGCTGCGCAAGAACGCCAAATTCCACGACGGCACGGCGGTGACGGCGAAGGACGTCAAATGGTCGCTCGACCGTGCCGTCAGCGTCGGCGGCTTCCCGACCTTCCAGATGAGCGCGGGCTCGCTGACCAAGCCCGAGCAGTTCGTCGTCGTCGACGACCATACGGTGCGCGTCGATTTCCTGAAGAAGGACAGACTGACGATCCCCGACCTCGCGGTGATCGTGCCCTGCGTCGTCAACTCCGAGCTGGTGAAGAAGAACGCCAGCGAGAAGGATCCGTGGGGCCTCGAATTCACCAAGCAGCAGACCGCGGGCTCCGGCGCCTACAAGGTGACCAAATGGACCGCCGGCACCGAAGTCATCATGGAGCGCAACGACGATTGGGTCTCTGGCCCGATGCCGAAGATCAAGCGCGTGATCTGGCGCATGGTGCCGCAGGCCGGCAACCGCCGTGCGCTGCTCGAGCGCGGCGATGCCGATATCTCCTACGAACTGCCGTTCAAGGATTTCCAGGAGATGAAGACGAACGGCAAGCTCAACGTGGTCTCGCTGCCGTTCTCCAACGGCATCCAGTACATCGGCATGAACGTGACCAAGCCGCCGTTCGACAATCCGAAGGTGCGGCAGGCGATGGCCTACGCGATGCCGTATCAGAAGATCATGGATGCGGTGCTGTTCGGCCTCGCCAACCCGATGTTCGGCGCGGCAAAGGACAAGCCGACCGAGGTCGCCTGGCCGCAGCCGACCAAATATGTCACCGACATGGAAAAGGCCAAGGCGCTGCTCGCGGAGGCCGGCTATGCCAACGGCTTCGAGACCACGATCTCGTTCGACCTGAACTTCGCAGGCGTCAACGAGCCGCTCTGTGTTCTGGTGCAGGAGAGCCTCGCGCAGCTCGGCATCAAGACCACCATCAACAAGGTGCCCGGCGCCAACTGGCGCACCGAGCTCACCAAGAAGGAGATGCCGCTGTTCACCAACGTGTTCTCGGGCTGGCTCGATTACCCCGAGTACTTCTTCTACTGGTGCTATCACGGCAACAATTCGATCTTCAACACCATGAGCTACAAGTCGCCGGAGATGGACAAGCTCATCGACGGCGCGCGCATCGCCGCCGCCAACGGCGACACCGCGGCCTACGACGCTGATGTGAAGGGCTTCGTCGATCTCGCCTTCGCCGACATCCCGCGCATCCCGCTCTATCAGCCGTTCGTCAACGTCGCGATGCAGAAGAACATCTCGGGCTACGAATACTGGTTCCACCGCCGGCTCGACTATCGCGCGATGGCGAAGGGGTAA
- a CDS encoding GntR family transcriptional regulator: MSLDDLPTRAPQPQGTEPEPLVRRVDRASSLVDKTTRAEELRLQLADEIVRGTLPPGAGLDETDLARRFKVSRTPVREALRQLAASGLIDARAHRGAVVARPSLERLTGMFEAMAELEAMCAGLAAERMTAAERHALEAVHEELRVLSYTGNPERFHEVNERFHNAIYAGSQNAYIAEITLATRVRVQPFRRAQFRNLGRLAKSHAEHDRVVVAILRGDKIGAAAAMRAHIEQVRGEYETYAVSV; the protein is encoded by the coding sequence ATGAGCCTGGACGATCTTCCGACCCGCGCGCCGCAGCCGCAGGGCACCGAGCCGGAGCCGCTGGTGCGGCGTGTCGATCGCGCGTCGTCGCTGGTCGACAAGACGACCCGCGCCGAAGAACTCCGGCTGCAGCTCGCCGACGAGATCGTGCGCGGCACGCTGCCGCCGGGCGCGGGGCTCGATGAAACCGATCTGGCGCGCCGCTTCAAGGTCTCGCGCACGCCGGTGCGCGAGGCGCTGCGGCAGCTCGCCGCCAGCGGCCTGATCGACGCGCGCGCGCATCGCGGCGCGGTGGTGGCACGGCCTTCACTCGAGCGGCTCACCGGCATGTTCGAGGCGATGGCCGAGCTCGAGGCGATGTGCGCCGGCCTTGCCGCCGAGCGGATGACAGCGGCGGAGCGTCACGCGCTGGAGGCGGTCCATGAGGAGCTGCGGGTGCTGAGCTACACCGGCAATCCCGAGCGCTTCCACGAGGTCAATGAGCGCTTCCACAACGCGATCTACGCCGGATCGCAGAATGCCTATATTGCCGAGATCACCTTGGCGACACGGGTGCGCGTGCAGCCGTTCCGCCGCGCCCAGTTCCGCAACCTCGGGCGGCTGGCAAAATCCCACGCCGAGCACGACCGCGTCGTCGTCGCCATCCTGCGCGGCGACAAGATCGGCGCGGCCGCCGCGATGCGCGCCCATATCGAGCAGGTGCGCGGGGAATACGAGACCTACGCGGTGTCGGTGTAG
- a CDS encoding 2-hydroxycarboxylate transporter family protein — protein MLDKSPSGSVTWNDPVAPDTSAKAAAPVPFWPAGWWRVMDFNIGIISLPIFAILVGLLAILTMEGQIKPDAPTMIAVLVLGGFSCAELGKRLPILRNVGAAAIFATFIPSALVYYKLLPGPIEKSIVEFTKATNFLYIYIAAIIVGSILGMDRNVLIKGFLKIFVPLGLGSIAAGAVGTLVGTLLGLGAYKTFFFIVVPIMAGGVGEGAIPLSIGYSAILGQPQGDFFAMVLPPVMLGSLTAILFSGMLNYVGRKYPQLTGEGRLQPGGTNVLEAASTDMHDDTTTSAIDIPAIAGAGLTAIVLYLLGVMLNHLIGLPAPVAMLFLAVAAKLSSAVSPRLQSGGLIVFRFVQIGMTYPLLFAIGVSLTPWAKLMSAFTVPNLITIVATVFTLMATGAFVGRLMGMYPIETAIVNACHSGQGGTGDVAILTAADRMQLMPFAQIATRIGGAITVTAVLVLLRGIN, from the coding sequence ATGTTGGACAAATCCCCGTCCGGGAGTGTGACCTGGAATGACCCGGTCGCGCCCGATACGTCCGCCAAGGCGGCCGCGCCGGTGCCGTTCTGGCCGGCTGGCTGGTGGCGCGTGATGGATTTCAACATCGGAATCATTTCGCTTCCGATCTTTGCCATCCTCGTCGGCCTGCTTGCGATCCTGACGATGGAAGGCCAGATCAAGCCGGATGCACCGACGATGATCGCCGTGCTCGTGCTCGGCGGGTTCTCCTGCGCGGAACTCGGCAAGCGGCTGCCCATTCTGCGCAATGTCGGCGCCGCAGCCATCTTCGCGACCTTCATCCCGTCGGCGCTGGTCTACTACAAGCTCCTTCCAGGGCCGATCGAGAAATCGATCGTCGAATTCACCAAGGCCACCAATTTTCTCTACATTTACATCGCCGCGATCATCGTCGGCAGTATCCTTGGCATGGACCGCAACGTCCTCATCAAGGGTTTCCTCAAGATCTTCGTGCCGCTTGGCCTTGGCTCCATCGCGGCCGGCGCGGTCGGAACGCTGGTCGGCACGCTGCTCGGGCTCGGCGCCTACAAGACCTTCTTCTTCATCGTCGTGCCGATCATGGCCGGCGGCGTCGGGGAAGGCGCGATTCCGCTTTCGATCGGATATTCGGCCATCCTCGGCCAGCCGCAGGGAGATTTCTTTGCGATGGTGCTGCCGCCTGTCATGCTCGGAAGCCTGACGGCCATCCTGTTCTCCGGCATGCTGAACTACGTCGGCCGGAAGTATCCGCAACTGACCGGCGAAGGGCGGTTGCAGCCAGGCGGCACTAACGTGCTCGAGGCGGCTTCGACCGACATGCACGACGACACGACGACCTCGGCGATCGATATCCCGGCGATTGCCGGGGCGGGGTTGACCGCGATCGTGCTCTATCTGCTCGGCGTCATGCTCAACCATTTGATCGGATTGCCGGCGCCCGTCGCGATGTTGTTCCTTGCCGTCGCCGCCAAATTGTCGAGCGCGGTGTCGCCCCGGCTGCAGTCGGGTGGCCTGATCGTGTTCCGGTTTGTCCAGATCGGGATGACCTATCCGCTGCTGTTCGCCATTGGCGTGTCTCTGACGCCATGGGCGAAGCTGATGTCGGCCTTCACGGTGCCAAATCTGATCACGATCGTCGCAACCGTGTTCACCTTGATGGCCACAGGAGCATTCGTCGGGCGCCTCATGGGCATGTACCCGATCGAAACGGCGATCGTGAACGCTTGCCATTCGGGGCAGGGCGGCACCGGTGACGTTGCGATCCTGACGGCCGCCGATCGGATGCAGTTGATGCCGTTCGCGCAGATCGCGACCCGAATTGGCGGTGCAATCACCGTCACCGCCGTGCTGGTGCTGTTGCGCGGGATCAACTGA
- a CDS encoding ABC transporter permease, whose amino-acid sequence MSTVAPTVEPAGPARTSGLAAVFEQTRYVLGENKVTGFAFALLVVIMFAALFGPYVVPYDPLASDTAAALKPPSAAHWFGTDQLGRDIFSRVIVATRLDTFIAVASVVLVFLMGGLAGIAAGYFGGWTDRIVGRIADTIMAFPLFVLAMGIVAALGNTVQNIIIATAIVNFPLYARVARAEANVRRNAGFVQAARLSGNGEYRILLGHILPNIMPIMIVQMSLTMGYAILNAAGLSFIGLGVRPPTAEWGIMVAEGAGFMVSGEWWIALFPGLALMIAVFCFNLLGDGLRDIVDPQRRT is encoded by the coding sequence ATGAGCACCGTTGCACCGACCGTCGAACCCGCAGGTCCCGCCCGCACCTCAGGGCTCGCCGCAGTCTTCGAGCAGACCCGCTATGTGCTGGGCGAAAACAAAGTCACCGGCTTTGCTTTCGCGCTGCTGGTCGTGATCATGTTTGCCGCGCTGTTCGGGCCTTATGTGGTACCTTATGATCCACTTGCTTCCGACACCGCGGCTGCATTGAAGCCGCCGTCCGCCGCGCACTGGTTCGGCACCGATCAGCTCGGCCGCGACATCTTCAGCCGCGTCATCGTGGCAACCAGGCTCGACACCTTCATCGCGGTCGCCTCCGTCGTGCTGGTGTTCCTGATGGGCGGGCTGGCCGGCATCGCCGCCGGCTATTTCGGCGGCTGGACCGATCGCATCGTCGGCCGCATCGCCGACACCATCATGGCGTTTCCCCTGTTCGTGCTGGCGATGGGCATCGTCGCGGCGCTCGGCAACACCGTGCAGAACATCATCATCGCGACCGCGATCGTGAACTTTCCGCTCTATGCCCGAGTCGCGCGCGCCGAAGCAAACGTCCGCCGCAATGCCGGCTTCGTGCAGGCGGCGCGGCTCTCCGGCAACGGCGAGTACCGCATCCTGCTCGGGCACATCCTGCCCAACATCATGCCGATCATGATCGTGCAGATGTCGCTCACCATGGGCTATGCGATCCTCAACGCCGCGGGACTCTCGTTCATCGGCCTCGGCGTCCGGCCGCCGACCGCGGAGTGGGGCATCATGGTTGCCGAGGGCGCCGGCTTCATGGTGTCGGGCGAATGGTGGATCGCGCTGTTCCCGGGCCTCGCGCTGATGATCGCGGTGTTCTGCTTCAACCTGCTCGGCGACGGCCTGCGCGACATCGTCGACCCGCAGCGGAGGACCTGA